In Amycolatopsis endophytica, the following are encoded in one genomic region:
- a CDS encoding CaiB/BaiF CoA transferase family protein yields MFRESLRGIRVLDFTHIVAGPVCTMTLADLGADVVKVEPLTGEIGRRVGPPWLDDQSVISLSVNRNKRSLAIDLKSLDGKRALRRMISRADVLVESFRPGVMRALGLGHASLSAINPALVYCSISAFGQESPARDRPGVDGVMQAVTGLMSTLGHPDSGPAKVQVPVADMVTGYLAAIAVLAALREVRDGKRGQHLDVSLYNATIMLQQVSFASFLTSATEPKPLGSAAPYAAPNEALRTADGWIMVAAYDPKRWAALCRALDAPGLPSDPRFATNADRVAHRTALRTELNRLFSRRTTASWLEILPARDILCAPVAGYREVVESEEYRSSGVETTAGGVRMPGFVLGPSQPAGPPDRPAPRPGQHSAAVLAEYGLSEAEVARLDDRGVIGDHHRRPDAAAS; encoded by the coding sequence ATGTTCCGAGAAAGCCTGCGAGGGATTCGCGTGCTCGACTTCACCCACATCGTGGCCGGCCCCGTCTGCACGATGACGCTGGCCGACCTCGGCGCGGACGTCGTGAAGGTCGAGCCGCTGACCGGGGAGATCGGGCGGCGGGTGGGCCCGCCGTGGCTCGACGACCAGAGCGTCATCTCCCTGAGCGTCAACCGGAACAAACGCAGTCTCGCCATCGATCTGAAATCACTTGACGGAAAGCGTGCCCTACGGCGGATGATTTCACGAGCGGACGTACTGGTCGAAAGTTTCCGGCCCGGCGTCATGCGCGCGCTCGGACTCGGCCACGCCTCCCTCTCCGCCATCAACCCCGCGCTCGTCTACTGCTCGATCTCCGCGTTCGGCCAGGAGAGCCCGGCCCGCGACCGCCCCGGCGTCGACGGGGTGATGCAGGCCGTCACCGGGCTGATGAGCACGCTGGGCCACCCGGATTCCGGACCGGCGAAGGTGCAGGTCCCGGTGGCCGACATGGTGACCGGCTACCTCGCGGCGATCGCGGTCCTCGCGGCCCTGCGCGAAGTCCGCGACGGGAAGCGCGGCCAGCACCTCGACGTCAGCCTGTACAACGCGACGATCATGCTCCAGCAGGTCAGCTTCGCTTCGTTCCTGACCTCCGCGACCGAACCGAAGCCGCTCGGCAGCGCCGCGCCCTACGCCGCGCCGAACGAGGCGCTGCGCACGGCCGACGGCTGGATCATGGTCGCCGCCTACGACCCCAAGCGCTGGGCCGCGCTGTGCCGGGCGCTCGACGCCCCCGGCCTGCCGTCGGATCCCCGGTTCGCCACCAACGCCGACCGCGTCGCCCACCGGACGGCACTGCGTACCGAGCTGAACCGCCTGTTCTCCCGGCGCACCACCGCGTCGTGGCTGGAGATCCTGCCCGCCCGGGACATCCTGTGCGCGCCCGTCGCCGGGTACCGGGAGGTCGTCGAATCCGAGGAATACCGCTCGAGCGGCGTCGAGACGACCGCGGGCGGGGTCCGGATGCCGGGGTTCGTGCTCGGTCCGTCCCAGCCGGCCGGGCCGCCGGACCGGCCAGCGCCCCGGCCGGGCCAGCACTCGGCGGCCGTCCTCGCCGAGTACGGGCTGTCCGAAGCCGAGGTGGCCCGCCTGGACGACCGCGGCGTGATCGGCGACCACCACCGGCGGCCCGATGCCGCCGCGAGCTGA
- a CDS encoding oxidoreductase: MTKRTFLITGASSGLGRAFAQGALAAGHTVVGTVRKPEDLEKFEALGPGRAHGRQLDVTDDDAVASVVAEVERTVGPIDVLIANAGYGHEGVFEESPMAELRAQFEVNVFGVAATVHAVLPGMRKRRSGHIFAVSSMGGLMTVPGLAYYCGSKYAVEGMLETLSKEVAGFGVRVTIIEPGSFRTDWAGRSMVRSDRSIADYDELFEPIRAARQAASGNQLGNPVKAAEAVLAVIEAEKPPVHLVLGSDALRLVASGRAAVAADIEAWEELSRSTDFPDGHQIAAN; this comes from the coding sequence ATGACGAAGCGAACCTTTCTGATCACCGGGGCCAGCAGCGGCCTGGGCCGCGCGTTCGCGCAGGGCGCGCTGGCGGCCGGGCACACCGTTGTCGGCACTGTCCGCAAGCCCGAAGACCTGGAGAAGTTCGAGGCTTTGGGGCCCGGGCGTGCTCATGGTCGACAGCTCGACGTAACCGATGACGATGCGGTCGCCTCCGTGGTTGCCGAGGTCGAGCGCACCGTCGGCCCGATCGATGTCCTGATCGCCAACGCCGGCTACGGCCACGAGGGCGTGTTCGAGGAGTCCCCGATGGCCGAGCTGCGCGCGCAGTTCGAGGTCAACGTCTTCGGCGTCGCGGCCACCGTCCACGCCGTCCTGCCGGGCATGCGCAAGCGGCGCTCGGGGCACATCTTCGCCGTCAGCTCGATGGGCGGGTTGATGACCGTGCCCGGGCTGGCGTACTACTGCGGCAGCAAGTACGCGGTGGAGGGCATGCTGGAGACACTGTCCAAAGAGGTCGCCGGGTTCGGGGTGCGGGTGACGATCATCGAGCCCGGCTCGTTCCGGACGGACTGGGCTGGCCGCTCGATGGTCCGCAGCGACCGGTCGATCGCGGACTACGACGAACTGTTCGAGCCGATCCGCGCGGCCCGTCAGGCCGCCAGCGGCAACCAGCTGGGCAACCCCGTCAAGGCCGCCGAGGCCGTGCTCGCGGTGATCGAGGCGGAGAAGCCGCCGGTGCACCTCGTGCTCGGGTCGGACGCGCTGCGGCTCGTCGCGAGCGGCCGGGCCGCGGTGGCCGCGGACATCGAGGCGTGGGAGGAGCTGTCGCGGTCCACGGACTTCCCGGACGGGCACCAGATCGCGGCGAACTGA
- a CDS encoding TetR/AcrR family transcriptional regulator has translation MPGKAVRRRSGAPSKGDLREQKILEVLEDLLAVKSFDALTTNDIAERAGLSRASMYFYFSSKQEALVALFARTVEALREKSRAAADDPAAPRDAIATALRRTRDRWREHGLIMRVAIDQASTIPELGALWTETAEIFIDAIAAILVRAGVAAHDAPDGARALAGAVCWMVERTFYHASAVSIEALDQAAATCEVVWLRIAAIEP, from the coding sequence ATGCCCGGCAAGGCGGTCCGGCGGCGGTCCGGTGCGCCGTCCAAAGGGGACCTGCGCGAGCAGAAGATCCTCGAGGTGCTCGAAGACCTGCTGGCGGTCAAGAGCTTCGACGCGCTCACGACCAACGACATCGCCGAGCGCGCCGGGCTCTCCCGCGCGTCGATGTACTTCTACTTCAGCTCCAAGCAGGAAGCCCTGGTCGCGCTTTTCGCCAGGACGGTCGAGGCCCTGCGTGAGAAGTCCCGCGCGGCGGCCGACGACCCCGCGGCACCGCGCGACGCGATCGCGACGGCCCTGCGCCGCACCCGCGACCGCTGGCGCGAGCACGGCCTGATCATGCGCGTCGCGATCGACCAGGCTTCGACCATCCCCGAGCTCGGGGCACTGTGGACGGAGACGGCGGAGATCTTCATCGACGCGATCGCGGCGATCCTGGTCCGTGCCGGCGTGGCCGCCCACGACGCGCCCGACGGCGCCCGGGCCCTCGCGGGCGCGGTGTGCTGGATGGTCGAGCGGACGTTCTACCACGCGTCGGCGGTGTCCATCGAGGCGCTCGACCAGGCCGCCGCGACCTGCGAGGTGGTCTGGCTGCGGATCGCGGCGATCGAACCCTGA
- a CDS encoding SDR family oxidoreductase, with protein sequence MPRCPAPPGIGALNAAVEALVRPLAVELAPRRVNAVSPGLVDTPWWNEMPEQDRLDWFTAAEAGLPVGHVSTADEIADAVALLATNPSITGTIVEVDGGARFVQL encoded by the coding sequence ATGCCGCGATGCCCGGCACCGCCGGGCATCGGCGCACTCAACGCGGCCGTGGAAGCACTGGTGCGACCGCTGGCCGTCGAACTCGCCCCGCGGCGGGTGAACGCGGTCTCCCCCGGACTGGTCGACACGCCCTGGTGGAACGAGATGCCCGAACAGGACCGCCTCGACTGGTTCACCGCCGCGGAGGCGGGCCTGCCGGTCGGCCACGTGTCGACCGCGGACGAGATCGCCGATGCGGTGGCCCTGCTGGCGACCAACCCCTCGATAACCGGGACGATCGTCGAGGTCGACGGCGGCGCCCGCTTCGTCCAGCTCTGA
- a CDS encoding TetR/AcrR family transcriptional regulator, with product MDAAEDTEPERRRPGRRRSEDSRDAILQAATELVVERGYAAVSIEKIAQRAGTGKQTIYRWWPSKGDVLMEALARKAELHIPLPDEGSWTADLQCMLEDSFALARAPQIGELLRALMVEAQLDSAFGTRFRIEFLERRRAALATLVERARRRGDLPATVTAGFAADVVFGVLWYRLLAVPQPFDRRLTDRLVVLLADAA from the coding sequence ATGGACGCAGCCGAAGACACCGAGCCGGAGCGGCGCAGGCCGGGCCGCCGACGCAGTGAGGACAGCCGGGACGCCATCCTTCAGGCCGCCACCGAACTCGTCGTCGAACGGGGATACGCCGCGGTCTCGATCGAGAAGATCGCCCAGCGGGCCGGGACCGGCAAGCAGACGATCTACCGCTGGTGGCCGTCCAAGGGCGACGTGCTGATGGAGGCCCTCGCGCGCAAGGCCGAGTTGCACATTCCACTACCGGACGAAGGTAGCTGGACCGCCGACCTGCAGTGCATGCTGGAGGACAGCTTCGCCCTGGCCCGGGCGCCGCAGATCGGCGAGTTGCTGCGCGCCCTCATGGTCGAAGCGCAGCTCGACTCCGCCTTCGGCACACGCTTTCGCATCGAGTTCCTGGAGCGCCGCCGCGCCGCTCTCGCCACACTCGTCGAACGGGCCCGCCGACGGGGCGATCTGCCCGCCACCGTCACGGCGGGCTTCGCGGCCGACGTGGTCTTCGGGGTGCTCTGGTACCGGCTGCTGGCGGTGCCGCAGCCCTTCGACCGCCGCCTGACCGACCGGCTCGTGGTGCTCCTGGCTGACGCTGCGTAG
- a CDS encoding N-acyl homoserine lactonase family protein, translating into MTARRMWALDGARLYLATADLVTGGEGVQEIPAPTFLIEHGQGLVLLDTGLDPAAAGREDEVYGDLKPLVLARFGPERGVDAQLASIGKSPADVTHVVVSHCHFDHTGGLRLFPHAKLLIHEAEWRYAHTDPGPAVRKADFDATADADWHLLAGDHDVFGDGAVTLVSLPGHTPGNFALLVRLPSQTILLTADTTHLRCAYEAELPMPIDTDHTAAVQAIGALKRIATRESARVWICHDPDDWTEWAAPRMYT; encoded by the coding sequence ATGACGGCCAGACGTATGTGGGCGCTCGACGGCGCCCGGCTTTACCTCGCCACCGCCGACCTGGTGACCGGCGGCGAGGGCGTGCAGGAGATCCCGGCCCCGACATTCCTCATCGAGCACGGGCAAGGGCTGGTGTTGCTCGACACCGGACTCGACCCGGCCGCGGCCGGGCGCGAGGACGAGGTCTACGGCGACCTCAAGCCGTTGGTCCTTGCCCGGTTCGGCCCGGAGCGGGGAGTGGACGCGCAACTCGCCTCGATCGGGAAGTCTCCGGCGGACGTCACCCACGTCGTGGTCTCCCACTGCCATTTCGACCACACCGGCGGGCTGAGGCTGTTCCCGCACGCGAAGCTTCTCATCCACGAGGCGGAATGGCGGTACGCGCACACCGATCCGGGGCCCGCGGTCCGTAAAGCGGACTTCGACGCGACGGCCGATGCCGACTGGCACCTGCTCGCCGGGGATCACGATGTGTTCGGCGATGGCGCTGTCACCTTGGTGTCCCTGCCGGGCCACACTCCGGGAAACTTCGCGCTCCTCGTGCGGTTGCCGTCGCAGACCATCCTGCTGACGGCCGACACCACGCACCTGCGCTGCGCGTACGAAGCCGAACTACCGATGCCGATCGACACCGACCACACCGCGGCCGTGCAGGCGATCGGGGCTCTCAAACGCATCGCGACTCGCGAGTCGGCCCGGGTGTGGATCTGCCACGACCCGGACGACTGGACAGAGTGGGCCGCACCACGCATGTACACCTGA
- a CDS encoding zinc-binding dehydrogenase, giving the protein MFAVYAAAPNPEAPLDALRVGDRPEPAAPEGWVKVRVTAASLNMHDLWTLRGVGIKAERFPMILGMDGVGTLDDGTQVVVHPVVGDPAWTGDETLDPRRTLLTELHQGTFADYVIVPARNAVPLPDGVPATHGAVMGTAWLTAYRMLFTKSGLRPGQTMLVQGASGGVSTALVQLGRAAGMTVFVTGRTEEKRALAENLGAHRVFPTGTKLPSRVDAVFESVGEATWGHSLRSLRPGGAVIVCGSTSGPNPAADLQRVFFLQLRVEGSTMGTRQELADLLAFVARSGIRPQIGLELPMRDAAAAIQAMEAGDTTGKMVLTAGAA; this is encoded by the coding sequence ATGTTCGCCGTATACGCCGCCGCACCGAACCCGGAAGCCCCACTGGACGCGCTCCGGGTCGGTGACCGGCCCGAACCGGCAGCCCCCGAAGGCTGGGTCAAGGTGCGCGTCACCGCGGCCAGCCTGAACATGCACGATCTGTGGACCCTGCGCGGAGTCGGGATCAAGGCCGAACGGTTCCCGATGATCCTGGGCATGGACGGCGTGGGCACGCTCGACGACGGCACTCAGGTCGTCGTCCACCCGGTCGTCGGCGACCCGGCGTGGACCGGAGACGAGACGCTCGACCCGCGACGTACCCTGCTCACCGAGCTGCACCAGGGCACCTTCGCCGACTACGTGATCGTGCCCGCGCGCAATGCGGTCCCGCTGCCGGACGGGGTCCCGGCCACGCACGGCGCGGTGATGGGCACCGCCTGGCTGACCGCGTACCGGATGCTGTTCACCAAATCCGGGCTCCGGCCCGGCCAGACGATGCTCGTGCAGGGTGCCTCCGGCGGCGTGTCCACCGCCCTCGTCCAGCTCGGCCGGGCCGCCGGGATGACGGTGTTCGTCACGGGCCGTACCGAGGAAAAACGAGCGCTGGCGGAGAACCTGGGCGCGCACCGGGTGTTCCCCACCGGCACGAAGCTGCCCAGCCGGGTCGACGCGGTGTTCGAGTCCGTCGGTGAAGCGACCTGGGGGCATTCGCTTCGGTCACTGCGCCCCGGCGGCGCGGTGATCGTCTGCGGTTCGACGAGCGGGCCGAACCCCGCCGCGGACCTGCAGCGGGTGTTCTTCCTGCAGCTTCGAGTGGAAGGATCCACGATGGGCACCCGGCAGGAACTCGCCGATCTGCTGGCATTCGTCGCCCGATCCGGCATCCGGCCCCAGATCGGGCTGGAGCTGCCGATGCGCGACGCGGCGGCCGCGATCCAGGCGATGGAGGCCGGCGACACCACCGGCAAGATGGTCCTCACCGCGGGCGCGGCATGA
- a CDS encoding thiolase family protein, with the protein MLNSHDVVNVEAVRTPIGRGHAVKGIFRDLTPRDLPGAIHQAVLGRAGLDAGEVHEVITGCVQQIGEQGVNIARNAWLHAGLPVEVPAGTVDTRCGASQRAGNLAAALIASGARDIVVAAGVEHAGRVPSATGVRIQEEYGDAITPLMIEDFGLVRARNLVGRGPSAERIAPAWHVSRADLEAWAVRSHRLAAQAAEPGLRPRGRVRDHLLQDDDPLMMLTAPIPLTRRMLDRNGMKIGELDVVEINEAAVPMVKVWLAELRPDEDRVNPRGGAIALGHPPGASGARLITTLIHELEDSDAEPGFVTMCCAGGIATGTLLERVQRVSCERLLRL; encoded by the coding sequence ATGCTCAACTCCCATGACGTCGTGAACGTCGAGGCCGTGCGCACCCCGATCGGGCGCGGCCATGCGGTCAAGGGCATCTTCCGGGACCTGACTCCGCGCGACCTGCCGGGTGCGATCCACCAAGCCGTGCTCGGCCGCGCCGGGCTCGATGCCGGCGAGGTCCACGAAGTCATCACCGGATGCGTCCAGCAGATCGGCGAGCAGGGCGTCAACATCGCTCGCAACGCGTGGTTGCACGCGGGTCTGCCGGTCGAGGTGCCGGCCGGCACCGTCGACACGCGGTGCGGAGCCTCGCAACGGGCGGGCAACCTGGCGGCGGCACTGATCGCGTCCGGCGCGCGCGACATCGTCGTAGCCGCCGGCGTCGAGCACGCGGGACGGGTGCCGTCCGCCACCGGTGTCCGCATCCAGGAGGAGTACGGTGACGCGATCACGCCACTGATGATCGAGGACTTCGGTCTGGTCAGGGCGCGGAACCTCGTGGGACGGGGCCCGTCGGCGGAGCGGATCGCCCCGGCTTGGCACGTTTCCCGTGCCGATCTCGAAGCGTGGGCCGTTCGGTCGCATCGGCTGGCCGCGCAGGCGGCGGAACCGGGCCTGCGGCCGCGAGGACGCGTCCGGGATCACCTCCTGCAGGACGACGATCCGTTGATGATGCTCACGGCTCCGATCCCGCTGACGCGCCGGATGCTCGACCGCAACGGCATGAAGATCGGGGAGCTCGACGTCGTGGAGATCAACGAGGCCGCCGTCCCGATGGTCAAGGTGTGGCTCGCCGAGCTGCGCCCCGACGAGGACCGCGTCAACCCCCGCGGGGGCGCGATCGCCCTCGGCCACCCGCCGGGGGCGTCCGGTGCCCGGCTGATCACCACCCTGATCCACGAACTCGAAGACTCCGACGCCGAACCCGGCTTCGTCACGATGTGCTGTGCCGGGGGCATCGCCACCGGAACGCTGCTCGAACGCGTCCAGCGAGTGTCGTGCGAGCGGCTCCTCCGCTTGTGA
- a CDS encoding AMP-binding protein produces the protein MDFDHPLWVLYGSGTTGPPKAIVHSHGGMLLELLKTTVLQLDLQPHDRFFWFTTTGWVMWNIVVGALLPDAAIVPYDGNPGGDALWRLAARTGTTFLGTSAAFLDSCLHDEVKPPEQHDLTALRAIGSTGSPLAAECYDWACRTFPERTWLVSISGGTDVVGPFLGAVPTVPVYRGNWARPRWVSTCVPTPTTGERGREPSANWSSGSPSHRCRSASGVTTTGSACVTPTSAGSPACGPMATGSSSPRAGPASSPGAATRRSTAAGFAPGRPRSTRRCSRCPKWTTPSPSTCRGRVRRAG, from the coding sequence GTGGACTTCGATCACCCGTTGTGGGTGCTGTACGGCTCGGGCACCACGGGACCGCCGAAGGCGATCGTGCACAGCCACGGCGGCATGCTCCTCGAACTGCTGAAAACGACTGTCCTGCAACTGGATCTCCAGCCGCACGACCGGTTCTTCTGGTTCACCACGACAGGTTGGGTGATGTGGAACATCGTGGTCGGCGCCCTGCTCCCCGACGCCGCCATCGTCCCGTACGACGGCAATCCGGGCGGCGACGCACTGTGGCGGCTGGCAGCGCGAACCGGCACCACGTTCCTCGGCACCAGCGCCGCCTTCCTCGACTCGTGCCTGCACGACGAGGTGAAGCCGCCCGAACAGCACGATCTCACGGCGCTCCGCGCGATCGGTTCGACCGGGTCGCCACTGGCGGCGGAATGCTACGACTGGGCCTGCCGGACCTTTCCCGAGCGCACCTGGCTGGTGTCGATCAGCGGCGGCACCGACGTCGTCGGGCCTTTCCTGGGGGCCGTGCCGACCGTGCCGGTGTACCGGGGGAACTGGGCCCGGCCGCGCTGGGTGTCGACCTGCGTTCCTACACCGACGACGGGCGAGCGTGGACGGGAACCGTCGGCGAACTGGTCATCGGGCAGCCCATCCCATCGATGCCGCTCCGCTTCTGGGGTGACGACGACGGGCAGCGCCTGCGTGACTCCTACTTCAGCCGGTTCCCCGGCGTGTGGACCCATGGCGACCGGCTCGAGCTCACCGCGCGCGGGACCGGCGTCATCACCGGGCGCAGCGACGCGACGATCAACCGCGGCGGGGTTCGCACCGGGACGGCCGAGATCTACCCGGCGCTGCTCGCGGTGTCCGAAGTGGACGACGCCGTCGCCGTCGACCTGTCGCGGCCGGGTGCGCCGGGCAGGTTGA
- a CDS encoding amidohydrolase family protein has protein sequence MSKRTLIRGGHVVTMDPALGVLETGDVLISGDTIEAVGTNLEAADAEVVDATERLVIPGMVDTHRHTWQTQMRALCADMSISGYMNTLRMAISPNYTAEDVYLGNLVGALEAIDAGVTTVLDFSHCNNSPGHADGAIGGLLDSGIRAVFAYGFFDSDPPVKGFASHPDRVSDYKRLVEKHSGQSRIRLGVSVNELGFVPFSQTEAEIAAARDTGGIIAFHTACFFGTPLSNGIKDLHQAGLLGPDQVHIHCVALDDLEWRYLGEAGAKVSIAAETEMNMGMGWPQMENCRRHDIKPTLSCDIISLNSGSLVPQMRLALAAERHARNEPINKSGAMPESLQTSVMDVLEWVTVNGAEACGLGEVTGSLTVGKKADVVIVGNSDTFTGQPAINPVGSLIFQSTPQDILDVFIDGRHVKKDGKLVGVDLPELFARSNASADEVLRKVHKEFPVLPPPVGGSKFEEREKQAKGNITA, from the coding sequence ATGAGTAAACGCACACTGATCCGAGGTGGGCATGTCGTCACGATGGACCCCGCTCTCGGCGTCCTGGAGACCGGCGATGTACTCATCAGCGGCGACACGATCGAGGCGGTCGGCACGAATCTGGAGGCCGCGGACGCCGAAGTCGTCGACGCCACCGAACGCCTGGTGATTCCCGGCATGGTCGACACTCATCGTCACACCTGGCAGACGCAGATGCGCGCCCTGTGTGCGGACATGTCCATCAGCGGCTACATGAACACGCTACGGATGGCCATTTCGCCGAACTACACGGCCGAGGACGTCTACCTCGGCAACCTCGTCGGCGCGCTCGAAGCGATCGACGCCGGAGTCACGACCGTTCTGGACTTCTCGCACTGCAACAACAGCCCCGGCCACGCCGACGGCGCGATCGGGGGGCTCCTGGACAGCGGAATCCGCGCCGTTTTCGCCTATGGCTTCTTCGACTCGGACCCGCCGGTCAAGGGTTTCGCGAGCCATCCCGACCGGGTGTCGGACTACAAGCGGCTCGTCGAGAAGCACTCCGGGCAGTCCCGGATCCGCCTCGGGGTCTCGGTCAACGAACTCGGCTTCGTTCCGTTTTCGCAGACCGAAGCCGAAATCGCCGCCGCGCGGGACACCGGCGGCATCATCGCCTTCCACACCGCGTGCTTCTTCGGCACGCCACTGTCCAACGGGATCAAGGATCTGCACCAGGCCGGGTTGCTCGGCCCGGACCAGGTGCACATCCACTGCGTCGCGCTGGATGACCTCGAGTGGCGGTACCTGGGCGAGGCGGGCGCGAAAGTGTCCATCGCCGCCGAGACCGAGATGAACATGGGCATGGGCTGGCCGCAGATGGAGAACTGCCGGCGCCACGACATCAAGCCGACGCTGAGCTGTGACATCATTTCGCTGAACTCGGGCTCGCTGGTGCCGCAGATGCGCCTGGCGCTCGCCGCGGAGCGGCATGCGCGCAACGAGCCGATCAACAAGAGCGGTGCGATGCCGGAGTCGCTCCAGACGAGCGTGATGGACGTCCTGGAGTGGGTGACCGTCAACGGCGCGGAGGCCTGCGGACTGGGCGAGGTCACCGGCTCGCTCACGGTGGGCAAGAAAGCCGATGTGGTGATCGTGGGCAACAGCGACACGTTCACCGGCCAGCCGGCGATCAATCCGGTCGGCAGCCTGATCTTCCAGTCGACTCCGCAGGACATCCTCGACGTCTTCATCGACGGCCGCCACGTCAAGAAGGACGGGAAGCTGGTCGGCGTCGACCTGCCGGAGTTGTTCGCCCGGTCCAACGCTTCCGCCGACGAGGTGCTGCGCAAGGTGCACAAGGAATTCCCCGTGCTCCCGCCGCCCGTGGGCGGGAGCAAGTTCGAGGAGCGTGAGAAGCAGGCGAAGGGCAACATCACCGCCTGA
- a CDS encoding cyclase family protein, translating into MTAPQKQTGQLPGSRAGEVPEGSDILRDYISRCSNWGRWGADDEIGTLNYVGPEQVRAAAALVKKGEVIPLSLPYDQRGCQDGGFRQNPQLLVRASGTDYVAGAQEPTPWGPAKGFGFSDDVVVLPTQAGTQWDSLSHIFFEGKMYNGRPATLSTANGSARNGIQAGVDKYVMRGVLLDVARWAGVLSLAPGHAITVAELERVADAQRVEVRRGDALLVRTGFLGARRGRWGDYAGGPAPGLSLHTAPWLHEKEVAALVTDTWGVEVRPNEIAHVQPLHTVALVHMGLALGEIFDLEGLSASCAADRVYEFQFLAPPLPLSGASGSPLSGLAVK; encoded by the coding sequence GTGACAGCACCGCAGAAGCAGACCGGGCAGCTGCCCGGATCGCGAGCGGGCGAAGTTCCCGAGGGAAGCGACATCCTGCGTGACTACATCAGCCGCTGCAGCAACTGGGGCCGTTGGGGCGCGGACGACGAGATCGGCACGCTGAACTACGTCGGCCCCGAGCAGGTCCGGGCGGCGGCGGCGCTGGTCAAGAAGGGCGAGGTCATTCCCCTGAGCCTGCCTTACGATCAGCGGGGCTGCCAGGACGGCGGTTTCCGGCAGAACCCGCAACTGCTGGTCAGGGCCTCCGGCACCGACTACGTCGCCGGCGCCCAGGAGCCGACCCCCTGGGGCCCGGCCAAAGGCTTCGGTTTCTCCGACGACGTGGTCGTCCTGCCGACCCAGGCCGGCACGCAATGGGACTCGCTGTCCCATATCTTCTTCGAGGGAAAGATGTACAACGGCCGCCCCGCCACCCTGTCCACCGCGAACGGCAGCGCCCGCAACGGCATCCAGGCCGGCGTGGACAAGTACGTGATGCGTGGCGTGCTGCTCGACGTGGCGCGCTGGGCTGGCGTGCTCAGCCTGGCTCCCGGGCACGCGATCACCGTCGCGGAGCTCGAGCGAGTGGCCGACGCCCAACGCGTCGAGGTCCGGCGGGGCGACGCGCTCCTGGTCCGGACCGGTTTCCTTGGTGCTCGCCGCGGCCGGTGGGGCGACTATGCCGGCGGCCCGGCCCCCGGCCTGTCCCTGCACACCGCGCCCTGGTTGCACGAGAAGGAGGTCGCCGCCCTGGTCACCGACACCTGGGGCGTCGAGGTCCGCCCCAACGAGATCGCCCACGTGCAGCCGCTGCACACCGTGGCGCTGGTCCACATGGGACTGGCGTTGGGGGAAATCTTCGATCTGGAAGGGCTGTCGGCGAGCTGCGCGGCCGACCGCGTGTACGAGTTCCAGTTCCTCGCACCTCCCCTGCCGCTCAGCGGCGCATCCGGCTCACCGCTGAGCGGGCTGGCCGTCAAATAG